Proteins from one Muntiacus reevesi chromosome X, mMunRee1.1, whole genome shotgun sequence genomic window:
- the LOC136153880 gene encoding histone-lysine N-methyltransferase PRDM7-like — protein MSWGPLSKVSSLKKLPGVAKLLKKSGSKWAQKPVYTLRETRTPGQHSRQKVKLRKKETGVKRYSLRERKDHVYQEVSEPEDDDYLYCQECEDFFIDSYAAHGPPTFVKDSAVEKGHANRSALTLPPGLSIRLSGIPEAGLGVWDEASSLPLGLHFGPYEGQITDNEEAAHSGYSWMVRNNPLSLSSGR, from the exons ATGTCCTGGGGACCATTAAGTAAGGTGTCCAGTTTGAAGAAATTGCCGGGAGTGGCAAAATTGTTGAAGAAAAGTGGCTCCAAGTGGGCTCAGAAACCAGTGTACACTCTCCGAGAAACAAGGACCCCTGGACAGCACTCCAGACAAAAAGTCA aactcagaaaaaaggagactggagtgaagaGGTACAGTCTACGGGAAAGAAAGGACCATGTGTACCAAGAGGTCAGCGAGCCTGAGGATGATGACTACCTCT ATTGTCAGGAATGTGAGGACTTCTTCATTGACAGCTATGCTGCCCACGGCCCCCCAACCTTTGTAAAAGATTCTGCAGTGGAAAAGGGGCATGCCAACCGCTCAGCCCTTACTTTGCCCCCTGGGTTAAGTATCAGACTGTCAGGCATCCCTGAGGCTGGGCTTGGAGTATGGGATGAGGCATCCAGTCTGCCTCTGGGCCTGCACTTTGGTCCCTACGAAGGCCAGATCACAGATAATGAAGAGGCCGCCCACAGTGGATATTCCTGGATGGTGAGAAATAACCCTctttccctgtcctctggccGCTAA